The Pelotomaculum isophthalicicum JI genome segment TATCGATGAAAGTCTGCCGGACTTTTATGTGGAAGATATTATTGATGAAAAAACCAGAGTTGATACAATAAGGTTAACCAAAAATATTCTTAAAGACACGGACTTTGCCAAGTCACCCTTGAATAAAGCGCATCTTTCCGAAGCGAGAAAAAACATTGTTGATATTATCGACCAGTTACTGGAGAAGCAATATTTAATGGTCAACATGGTTGACATACGTAGTTTTGATGATTATCTCTTTGGTCATTCAGTCAATGTTTGTGTACTTTCACTGATTACAGGCATATCACTGGGATATAATAAAACGAAATTAATGCTCCTGGGTATGGGCGCCCTGATGCATGATATCGGTAAAACCTTGATCCCGGCAAAACTACTAAACAAACCGGGCACGCTAACAACTGATGAATTCAATGTAGTTAAACAGCATTCAGAGTTAGGTTATACGATTCTATCAAATTGCGAACCGCATATTAAAAAAATATCTGCATTGATCGCGTTACAGCACCATGAACGATTTAACGGTGAAGGATATCCGCAAGGTCTCTGCGGGTTAAAATCAGAGATTCACGAGTTTTCTCAAATTACCGGAATAGCGGACGTATACGATGCCATGACTGCAGATAGGGTGTACCGGAAAGCCCACCCGCCATATGAAGCTTACGAAATGTTGGCCGGTTCGGGGAATTTCTTTTTTGATTATAAACTTGTCAGGTCCTTTCTCTCCAACATAGCCGCTTACCCCGCGGGTTCGCTGGTGCGCCTCAGCACCAATGAAATCGCCATGGTTACTGAAACTGCTAAAGGATATTCTTTATACCCCAAAATAATAATAATATTTGACGCTGAGGAAAAACGTTTAGAAAAACCAGTTGAGATTGACTTGTCAAAACAAAATACTGTAACAATAACCAAAGTACTGGAATATGAAGAAATTCAAGGATTTAAAATACAGGATGAAGGGCAATTTGACAAAGCTTACGGGATATAGCGTTTTGCTCCCCAATATTCTCTAATGTAAGCTCCACTGTCTATTGCGTCTATCTGCACTGAAGAACTGCTGTTGGGTGAATGGATCATCATACCGTTGCCGATATACATAGCTACATGATGGATTTGCCCCTGTCCTTCTTTGGCCGCGAAAAAAAGCAGATCGCCCGGTAAAAGGTCGGATTTATCTACCATTTGACCTTCCCTTGCCTGTTCGTGAGCATCCCTGGGAATGGATATGCCTTGAGACTGGTAGAGGCGCATGGTATATCCGGAACAGTCAAAACCGTAAGAAGATGTACCGGCCCAAATGTACCGCAGTCCGAGAAAGCTCATTGCCTCATTTACAATATCCCCCGCGGAAAAAGTCAATTCACTTGTTTTCTTAACATCCTGGCGCGGCAGGTATCCGGTACCGCCATCGGGTAGCCGAACCGCAACATTATATGTTTTCTCTTCCAGCAACGGAAGCCTGGTCTGGTAACAGAGTTCTGTAACAACCTCGGTTAATTCTTGATTTGCATAAAGTTTGGTCAGCGGTTTTGCAACAACAATATTGGGCCGGGTTTCTAAATCGCTTAGATAAGACTGCTCAGTGATAACATGAACTGCCGGTACCCAGCCAGGATAGCCCAATTCGTTGAGGCTGCTTTTTTGTTTGGCAGCCGCTACTCTTAGCCATTCACCGCACCGCTCCAAGATTACTACCGGCTCCCCATAAAGCGCCTGGGTTTCTGCCTTTCCAACCAGCCATAACCGCATCTCGGTGTCCATACCGGCTGCCCAAACAGCCGGGTTGCTGGGTTTTTCCAGAAGAAAGTGATCATAATCGCGGAGTTGGCCAGGATTTGACCAAAGCATGGTGACCGGCTCAGTTATGGCTCCACGCGAAAGCCCTGCCTGAGTGTCTGTTCCCGACATTTCGACAGGCGCCACCGGTTTGGCTGGTACAACGTCTTGTCCCGGCTCCGGACCCGGCGTCAACCTGCATGACATTAACATTAATAATGTCATGGTAGAAAGCAATAAAATACCTCTGCGAGGATATTTCATTTAATATTGCACCTGCTATCCTGTTTGATGATAATTTAAAACTATTATATACTGAATAAATGCGTTTCAGTCCTAAACCTCTCTTCTTAGTAGTCAGGAGTCAGGAGTCAGGAGTCAGGAGTCAGAATAAAGAATGGTTTATTATCCCGGAATATTAAGGCTACTGAATTCTGAATACCTGAATATTTACTAGAAATTGTATTGCATAATGAAGCAATCTTCCGGACATGTCGTAAGGACAGCGCCGCAGCAATTAAGCTGCGGCGCTGTCCTTACGTTTATTTTCATTGGTAATTTGTAACTACTCATGAGTCGGAATGAGAGGATGATTTATCGTCTTGAAACTTCTGAATTCTGACTCCTGACTCCTGACTCCTGAGTACCCAAAAATTTTTATTCTGCCAGGTTGAATTTATTGTGCAGGGTTTGTACAGCCTTTTTTGCCTCACTTGCTTCGATAACACAGGATGTTTTAATTTCAGAAGTACTAATCATTTCCAGGTTAATTCCTTCTTTCGCAAGCGCTTCAAACATCATGGCGGCCACACCCGGGTTGCTGACCATGCCGGCGCCCACGATGGAAACCTTGGCCACGCTGTCTTTGCTGGTAACTCCACTGGCGCCAATCTCCGGCAAGAGGCCTTCAACGACGGACAATGCTTTCTTTAAATCGCTCTGCGAGCATGTGAAGGATATATCATTCCTTTCGTCCCTTGTAGCGCTTTGAATAATCATATCGACGTTTATTTTTTCATCAGCTAGCGACTTAAACAATTTATAGGCAATACCTGGCTTATCAAATACATCATACAACCCTATCTTGGCAACATTTAGATCATACGCCACACCGGTAACCACAAGTGATCTCTCCATACTGTCTACCTCCCTTACTATTGTCCCTGAATTAAGATTAAAACTTGAACGCACATGCAGCGGTATCCCGTATTGCATAGCCAGTTCCACCGAGCGTGGGTGCAGCACTACCGCTCCCAGGTTGGCAAGTTCCAACATTTCATCATAAGAGACTACGTCAAGCTTGCGGGCTTCTGTGACAATCCTTGGATCCGTGGTGTAAACCCCGTCAACGTCAGTATAAATCTCGCACAGATCAGCCTTTAAAGCAGCGGCTAGAGCCACTGCTGTGGTGTCCGAGCCACCACGGCCGAGAGTAGTTATATCATTCTTTTCATTTATTCCTTGAAAACCAGCTACTATAACAATATTGCCCCCGTCAATTTCTTTTTGCAACCGGGCAGTATTAACATCCAATATTCTAGCCTTTGTATGTGCATTATCAGTCATAATACCTGCTTGCGCCCCGGTAAGAGAAATTACCGGCGCCCCCAGTTCCTTGACGGCCATGGCAAGAAGCGCTATTGAAACCTGCTCCCCCGTTGATAAAATAACATCCATTTCCCTTTCCGGCGGGCTGTCGGTTATACTCTCGACCAAATTGATTAAATCATCAGTCGTGTCGCCCATCGCTGATACAACAACTACTACACTATGACCTTCAGCCCGTACATCATTAACCCGCCGGGCAACCCGCCGGATTCGTTCGGCGTCGGCCACCGAACTGCCCCCGTATTTCTGCACAACTAACAATAATATCGCCTGCCCTTTCAGTCCGGTGTTTTAGCCGGACGTTAATATGATTGATATCAAAAATTTTATTTTACTTCAAGTGCTCTCGCACCTATTGGACTTGGTTTCAGAACTAAAGTCCTGCATTTCACGCCATTTTGACGAAAAGTATCGCCCATCACCCGGGCTATTAAATCAAAGTTGCCGTCAGCAAGAGCAATCACGGATGGTCCCGCGCCACTCAGAGTAACCCCCCTGGCTCCGGCTAGTTTTGCCGCAGCCAGCACCTTTTTCATACCAGGAACCAGAACTGAACGGAAGGGTTGATGAAGGTGGTCCTCCATCGCTGTCCCCAACAAGGAGAAATCACCGCGCTGCAAGGCGGCGACTAAAAGGGCAACCCTGCCCAAATTAAATATAGCGTCTTGAAATGCTACTTGAGACGGCAGAACATCCCTGGACGTTTTTGTCGCAAGTATAAAATCAGGTACTGCCACCACGCATCTGATGCCTTGAGGCGGCTGGATTTTCATATTTTTTAGTTCCCCGTCGGCCTGAACAGAGATCACTATACCTCCCAGGACCGCAGGCGCGACATTATCCGGATGGCCCTCTATCGAACTAGCTAAACTGATAATATCTTTTAAAGAAAGCCGTCCCCCGGCGAGTAAATTAGCAGCTATCACTCCACCGATGATGGCGGCGGTACTGCTCCCTAAACCACGGGCAACCGGTATCTGGTTAATCAGGCGTATTTTCAAACCAGTGGGCTTAAAGTCCACTTGTTCGAAAACACGCTGCGCAGACTTAAATACGAGGTTGTCCACATCCCTGGGAATATCAGCCGTACCCTCGCCGGTCACCTCGATGGTCAGGCCATAAGGAACCTGGACCAACTCCACTATGTTGTATAATTCCAAGGCCATTCCCAAGCAGTCAAAACCAGGCCCAAGGTTGGCCGTGGTAGCAGGCACCTGCACACGAATCATTTGAGGCATTAATCCCCCTCAGTGCGAATCACACTGGTTATTTCATAGACAGCAGACAGTTTTCTTATTGATTTCAAGGCTTCTTGAAAATTTCTTTCCAGCACTTCATGTGTTACCAGCACAATTTCCGCAGAATGCCCGGAAGTATGCCTTTGGATTACAGAAGACAGGCTAACTTCATTATTGCCGAAAATCAAAGCGATCCCCGCCAATACTCCGGGCTTGTCGGCAACATTCAAGCGCACGTAATATTTTGTCGAGGTGGAGCCCATCGGTTTAACCGGTTTCTCCTCAAAACAGGTACAGCTAATAATACCCGGCACA includes the following:
- a CDS encoding HD-GYP domain-containing protein codes for the protein MRRVPSTALRPGMRVGHAIYNSNGEILLNSHVILKKSYIDSLIKMGIPAIYIIDESLPDFYVEDIIDEKTRVDTIRLTKNILKDTDFAKSPLNKAHLSEARKNIVDIIDQLLEKQYLMVNMVDIRSFDDYLFGHSVNVCVLSLITGISLGYNKTKLMLLGMGALMHDIGKTLIPAKLLNKPGTLTTDEFNVVKQHSELGYTILSNCEPHIKKISALIALQHHERFNGEGYPQGLCGLKSEIHEFSQITGIADVYDAMTADRVYRKAHPPYEAYEMLAGSGNFFFDYKLVRSFLSNIAAYPAGSLVRLSTNEIAMVTETAKGYSLYPKIIIIFDAEEKRLEKPVEIDLSKQNTVTITKVLEYEEIQGFKIQDEGQFDKAYGI
- a CDS encoding C40 family peptidase → MKYPRRGILLLSTMTLLMLMSCRLTPGPEPGQDVVPAKPVAPVEMSGTDTQAGLSRGAITEPVTMLWSNPGQLRDYDHFLLEKPSNPAVWAAGMDTEMRLWLVGKAETQALYGEPVVILERCGEWLRVAAAKQKSSLNELGYPGWVPAVHVITEQSYLSDLETRPNIVVAKPLTKLYANQELTEVVTELCYQTRLPLLEEKTYNVAVRLPDGGTGYLPRQDVKKTSELTFSAGDIVNEAMSFLGLRYIWAGTSSYGFDCSGYTMRLYQSQGISIPRDAHEQAREGQMVDKSDLLPGDLLFFAAKEGQGQIHHVAMYIGNGMMIHSPNSSSSVQIDAIDSGAYIREYWGAKRYIP
- a CDS encoding aspartate kinase; amino-acid sequence: MLVVQKYGGSSVADAERIRRVARRVNDVRAEGHSVVVVVSAMGDTTDDLINLVESITDSPPEREMDVILSTGEQVSIALLAMAVKELGAPVISLTGAQAGIMTDNAHTKARILDVNTARLQKEIDGGNIVIVAGFQGINEKNDITTLGRGGSDTTAVALAAALKADLCEIYTDVDGVYTTDPRIVTEARKLDVVSYDEMLELANLGAVVLHPRSVELAMQYGIPLHVRSSFNLNSGTIVREVDSMERSLVVTGVAYDLNVAKIGLYDVFDKPGIAYKLFKSLADEKINVDMIIQSATRDERNDISFTCSQSDLKKALSVVEGLLPEIGASGVTSKDSVAKVSIVGAGMVSNPGVAAMMFEALAKEGINLEMISTSEIKTSCVIEASEAKKAVQTLHNKFNLAE
- the thrB gene encoding homoserine kinase, which codes for MIRVQVPATTANLGPGFDCLGMALELYNIVELVQVPYGLTIEVTGEGTADIPRDVDNLVFKSAQRVFEQVDFKPTGLKIRLINQIPVARGLGSSTAAIIGGVIAANLLAGGRLSLKDIISLASSIEGHPDNVAPAVLGGIVISVQADGELKNMKIQPPQGIRCVVAVPDFILATKTSRDVLPSQVAFQDAIFNLGRVALLVAALQRGDFSLLGTAMEDHLHQPFRSVLVPGMKKVLAAAKLAGARGVTLSGAGPSVIALADGNFDLIARVMGDTFRQNGVKCRTLVLKPSPIGARALEVK